The following coding sequences lie in one Candidatus Neptunochlamydia sp. REUL1 genomic window:
- a CDS encoding SET domain-containing protein-lysine N-methyltransferase, translating into MKQLAPLFDAFKKGEWGINQKTEKGSTLLHLAVIENRPDLVEFLLKKGAKPLTDKWGMTPLYLTKLLNQKNALVKEEKRSILIYRNQDEKILPMPIKEFEERLEISYSDSLIFDSAEVIYQVAKKCARKMKKTNFRQMNHWTLCLHKKSMALHRENLYYVRWINRYLGYGVYAAKDIPANTYIGEYTGVVERKNNRKNRFNDYVFSYDLCGKATRWSIDAKSVGNFTRFLNHSDAPNLTSRWVINNGITHIILFSNKFIPKGTQMTYCYGPLYWRTRSAPSPL; encoded by the coding sequence ATGAAACAATTGGCCCCCCTTTTTGACGCATTTAAGAAAGGGGAGTGGGGAATCAATCAAAAAACAGAGAAAGGAAGCACCCTTCTCCATCTAGCTGTCATTGAAAATCGCCCAGATTTAGTCGAATTTCTTCTTAAAAAAGGTGCGAAACCTCTCACTGACAAATGGGGGATGACCCCCCTCTATTTAACCAAGCTTCTTAATCAAAAAAATGCTCTTGTAAAAGAAGAAAAACGCTCAATTCTTATCTATCGCAACCAGGATGAAAAAATCCTTCCCATGCCAATCAAAGAGTTTGAAGAGCGGCTCGAGATATCCTACTCTGATTCTCTCATTTTTGACTCTGCTGAAGTAATTTACCAAGTTGCTAAAAAGTGCGCCCGAAAGATGAAGAAAACCAATTTCAGACAAATGAACCACTGGACTCTATGTCTCCATAAAAAATCAATGGCCCTTCATCGTGAGAACCTCTATTACGTTCGTTGGATCAATCGCTATCTCGGGTACGGGGTTTATGCTGCCAAGGATATCCCTGCCAATACCTATATAGGGGAGTACACCGGAGTTGTAGAACGGAAGAACAACCGTAAAAATCGCTTTAATGACTATGTTTTTAGCTACGACCTTTGCGGAAAAGCAACTCGGTGGAGCATCGATGCCAAGTCAGTCGGGAATTTTACACGCTTTCTTAACCATAGCGACGCTCCAAATCTCACCTCCCGGTGGGTGATCAATAATGGAATCACTCACATTATCCTTTTCTCAAACAAGTTTATCCCGAAGGGAACCCAAATGACATATTGTTATGGCCCCCTGTACTGGAGAACTCGCTCTGCTCCCTCTCCTCTATAG
- a CDS encoding anion permease yields MSRVFNKKILSFALSIVIGAFIWNLTPPEGVTSQAMHMFAIFIFTVIGIILRPVPIGTFAFLGLVLTAATKTLSFDQTFSGFVHPIVWLIVIAFFISRGFIKTGLGERIAYIIIKYLGKSTLGMGYGMILTDLVLAPAIPSVTARVGGIIYPIVNSLAKAFGSEPYSHPRRLGSFLMKATFQGSIITSGMFLTSMAGNPLVAEIAGGIGVNITWGGWALAASVPGLICLGIIPLFLYKVYPPEVKETPNARSFAIKKLKEMGKMRIQEWIMIFSFVLLITLWISGPFIAMPAVIAALIGLVILLLTSVLSWDDVIKEKGAWNTLMWFATLIMMATYLNKLGLTTWFSGFVQGHVQGFPWFTAFIILALVYFYSHYFFASIVAHIGSMYSAFLVLMVALGAPPMISALTLGFFSNMMGGLTHYGCGPAPIFFGSGYVKITDWWKFGLFASLINILIYFTIGTGWWKVLGHL; encoded by the coding sequence ATGTCTAGAGTCTTTAATAAAAAAATCCTATCCTTTGCCCTAAGTATCGTTATTGGTGCTTTCATTTGGAACCTTACGCCTCCTGAAGGGGTCACTTCGCAAGCTATGCATATGTTTGCGATTTTTATTTTTACCGTGATTGGGATTATTCTTCGCCCTGTTCCCATTGGGACTTTTGCGTTTTTGGGACTTGTCCTCACCGCGGCAACGAAAACATTGAGCTTCGATCAGACCTTTAGTGGCTTTGTTCACCCTATTGTCTGGCTGATTGTCATTGCCTTCTTTATTTCCAGGGGGTTTATCAAGACAGGCCTAGGGGAGCGCATCGCTTACATTATCATTAAATATCTTGGAAAAAGCACACTAGGAATGGGATACGGGATGATCCTGACCGACCTTGTTTTAGCTCCAGCAATTCCCAGCGTTACGGCTCGGGTGGGTGGGATTATATACCCCATTGTAAACTCTCTTGCTAAAGCCTTTGGAAGTGAGCCTTATAGCCATCCCAGACGACTTGGCTCCTTCTTAATGAAAGCGACATTTCAAGGGTCTATTATCACAAGTGGAATGTTTTTAACGTCTATGGCTGGTAACCCTCTCGTTGCTGAAATTGCAGGAGGAATAGGAGTAAACATCACTTGGGGTGGCTGGGCTCTTGCTGCTTCAGTTCCAGGACTGATTTGCCTGGGTATCATTCCATTATTTCTCTACAAGGTTTATCCCCCAGAGGTGAAAGAAACTCCAAATGCGCGCTCATTTGCAATTAAAAAGCTCAAAGAAATGGGGAAGATGCGTATTCAAGAATGGATTATGATCTTTTCTTTTGTCCTTCTTATTACTCTATGGATTTCAGGCCCCTTTATCGCAATGCCAGCTGTCATTGCAGCTCTAATTGGTCTTGTGATTCTCCTTCTAACCTCAGTTCTGTCATGGGATGATGTCATAAAGGAAAAGGGAGCTTGGAATACTTTAATGTGGTTTGCCACCCTTATCATGATGGCAACTTACCTCAACAAGCTAGGCTTAACTACGTGGTTTAGTGGGTTTGTTCAAGGGCATGTTCAAGGCTTTCCTTGGTTCACGGCTTTTATCATACTTGCTTTGGTTTACTTTTATAGCCACTATTTCTTTGCCAGCATCGTGGCACATATCGGATCAATGTATTCAGCATTTTTGGTTTTAATGGTCGCTCTTGGAGCCCCTCCAATGATTTCTGCGCTGACACTCGGATTCTTTAGTAACATGATGGGAGGGCTTACTCACTATGGATGTGGCCCCGCGCCGATTTTCTTTGGATCAGGATATGTAAAAATCACTGACTGGTGGAAGTTTGGTCTTTTTGCAAGTCTTATTAACATTCTTATTTACTTCACCATCGGGACAGGCTGGTGGAAGGTTCTTGGACATCTATGA
- a CDS encoding tetratricopeptide repeat protein: protein MKNTLFIPEQKTPHFYLPPHTVTWKQDLAHLKKSFSKEGLETFLELYSLAETNPKKAKKEVEIFRNNHSNHPEVLNLLTYLNVRRKRIRQAERLIDENFQKNPDYLFARINYADLCLRRKKLQKIPELFNFKFNLRDFCPNRKIFHISEFRGFMVMMGHYHLLIQKREAAECYHYLAHRVDPQHPNTKILQKKLYYKPLYKRLILKLLPS, encoded by the coding sequence ATGAAAAATACACTTTTTATTCCTGAACAGAAAACTCCACACTTTTATCTGCCTCCTCATACGGTGACTTGGAAACAGGACCTGGCTCACCTGAAAAAGAGCTTTTCAAAGGAGGGTCTGGAGACCTTTTTGGAGCTTTATTCCTTAGCAGAAACAAATCCAAAAAAAGCTAAGAAAGAAGTCGAGATTTTCCGAAATAACCATTCCAATCATCCTGAAGTGCTCAATCTATTGACCTATCTGAATGTTCGTAGAAAGAGAATTCGGCAAGCTGAGAGGCTTATTGATGAGAATTTTCAAAAAAACCCAGACTATCTTTTTGCCCGAATTAATTATGCCGACTTATGTCTAAGGCGTAAAAAACTTCAAAAAATTCCCGAACTCTTCAATTTTAAATTTAATTTAAGGGATTTCTGCCCGAATAGAAAAATATTTCATATCTCTGAGTTTCGTGGGTTTATGGTGATGATGGGACACTATCATTTACTGATTCAAAAGCGCGAAGCTGCAGAGTGTTACCACTATTTGGCGCACCGCGTAGACCCTCAGCATCCGAACACAAAAATCCTGCAGAAAAAACTTTATTATAAGCCTTTATACAAAAGGTTAATTTTAAAGCTCCTCCCCTCTTGA
- a CDS encoding adenosine kinase → MKRLRPFLFTLLFMLTAGVLRAEISESTKEYGVVGLSAAIIDHYFFITDEQLHSMTSEKGGWAPIDHPTLSSILEKNKGPAKMLPGGSGANVIKGMCQLGQKCAVIGKVGSDDKGEYYAQKMKDLGIVPLLEKGALPTGQAVCLITPDAEKTFRTYLGASHSLSDLSFDPKIFEKVRLFHIEGYQLVDPDLVIRILKLAKKAGVIISMDLANVEIVRRNKEFIHRILDKYVNILFCNEREAKELTGLLASEACDKLSTFCDVAVVTMSERGSWARLGDEKIYMEALSVNAIDTTGAGDLYTSGFLHGYLHGETLRKCAWMGSYISAQVVKRIGAEIPQAIWEEIRNTILEEGKALD, encoded by the coding sequence ATGAAGCGTCTTAGACCATTTCTTTTTACTCTGCTTTTCATGCTTACAGCGGGGGTCTTAAGAGCTGAAATATCCGAATCGACAAAAGAATATGGAGTTGTAGGTCTAAGTGCTGCGATCATCGACCACTATTTCTTTATTACGGACGAGCAGCTCCATTCAATGACTAGCGAAAAAGGAGGATGGGCTCCAATAGATCACCCGACCCTTTCTTCGATCCTTGAGAAGAATAAGGGTCCGGCTAAAATGCTTCCAGGCGGTAGCGGTGCAAATGTGATCAAGGGGATGTGCCAATTAGGACAAAAGTGTGCTGTGATAGGAAAGGTAGGATCTGACGATAAGGGAGAATACTACGCACAGAAGATGAAAGACCTTGGAATTGTTCCTCTGCTTGAAAAAGGAGCTTTGCCAACTGGACAAGCTGTTTGTTTAATCACTCCTGATGCTGAAAAAACTTTTCGGACCTATCTTGGCGCTTCTCATAGCTTATCAGACCTTTCATTCGATCCTAAGATTTTTGAAAAGGTGCGGCTTTTTCATATAGAGGGATATCAGCTTGTTGATCCTGATCTTGTCATCAGGATCCTAAAGCTTGCAAAAAAGGCAGGGGTTATCATTTCAATGGACTTAGCAAATGTGGAAATTGTCAGACGAAATAAAGAGTTTATCCATCGCATTCTCGACAAGTATGTTAATATCTTGTTTTGCAATGAGAGAGAAGCAAAGGAGCTTACAGGTCTCTTAGCTTCTGAAGCGTGTGACAAACTATCTACCTTTTGTGATGTCGCTGTGGTTACCATGAGTGAAAGGGGTTCTTGGGCTCGCTTGGGAGATGAAAAAATCTACATGGAAGCGCTTTCTGTGAATGCGATTGATACAACTGGAGCGGGAGACCTTTATACAAGCGGATTTCTCCATGGTTACCTTCACGGAGAAACTCTTCGTAAATGCGCTTGGATGGGATCTTATATTTCAGCTCAGGTTGTTAAACGAATCGGAGCAGAGATTCCTCAAGCAATTTGGGAAGAAATCAGAAACACGATTCTAGAAGAAGGAAAAGCTCTCGATTGA
- the aroE gene encoding shikimate dehydrogenase translates to MLVISVQGSFDEAKKTVQEGQRYGELIELRLDLLEKNDLGHISKLKSASKLPLIFTLRHKDQGGAFSGSESEREEKLLELLTLKPDYVDLEYDCAFTNKINPDISIISSYHDFEKTPDNLGKVLAQMDRFPAAIKKIATMANSSIDALRMLNFSKKYGIAGMCMGEEGRITRILGPVVDSPLVYASIEKAVAPGQVSAAELCELYRFHQLNRKTRIYALIGDPVSKSVGHLCHNHIFKKEKENAVYVKFRITPPEVLQFFKEISSLPFFGFSVTMPLKEHVAPHLDVIDAKAKAMGAINTLTKRKGNWYGTNTDGKGALDALERKGTVHGKTILIIGAGGAAKGIAHAATDRGAKVMIANRTQKKGEILASKIGGVAISLDKVPDYDIIINTTPIGMSPNIQNLPISDKEIREKKIVFDVIMSPKKTKFLNIGQNKGGEIVYGYEMFSQQALRQLKGWLDRPLDEELILSSIESFSFF, encoded by the coding sequence ATGCTAGTTATTTCAGTTCAGGGAAGCTTTGATGAGGCGAAAAAAACCGTTCAAGAAGGTCAAAGATATGGAGAACTTATTGAGCTCCGTTTAGACCTTCTTGAGAAAAATGACCTGGGCCACATTTCTAAGCTCAAAAGCGCCTCGAAACTTCCCTTGATTTTCACCCTTCGACACAAGGACCAGGGCGGAGCCTTTTCTGGCAGCGAAAGTGAGAGGGAAGAGAAGCTTCTCGAGCTCCTTACGTTAAAACCAGACTATGTTGATTTGGAATACGACTGCGCCTTTACTAACAAAATCAATCCAGATATCTCGATTATCTCCTCGTATCATGACTTTGAAAAAACGCCAGATAATTTAGGGAAAGTCCTTGCCCAAATGGACCGGTTTCCAGCGGCAATAAAGAAAATTGCTACAATGGCTAATTCCTCCATTGATGCTCTCAGAATGCTTAACTTTTCCAAAAAGTATGGAATTGCAGGAATGTGCATGGGAGAAGAGGGGAGGATTACCCGAATTTTAGGTCCTGTTGTTGACTCTCCATTGGTTTATGCATCTATTGAGAAAGCTGTAGCCCCTGGGCAGGTTTCGGCTGCAGAGCTTTGCGAACTCTACCGCTTTCATCAACTCAATAGAAAAACAAGAATCTACGCCCTGATTGGAGATCCTGTAAGCAAAAGTGTTGGCCATCTGTGCCACAACCATATTTTCAAGAAGGAAAAAGAAAACGCTGTTTATGTGAAGTTTCGAATAACCCCACCGGAAGTCCTTCAATTTTTTAAGGAAATCTCTTCATTGCCCTTCTTTGGATTTAGTGTGACCATGCCTCTTAAGGAACATGTTGCACCGCACCTCGATGTGATAGATGCAAAAGCAAAAGCTATGGGGGCCATTAATACTCTCACAAAAAGAAAGGGGAACTGGTATGGAACCAACACGGATGGGAAAGGAGCATTGGACGCACTTGAAAGAAAAGGTACGGTTCACGGAAAAACTATTCTAATCATTGGCGCTGGAGGAGCGGCAAAAGGCATCGCCCATGCTGCCACAGACCGGGGAGCAAAGGTGATGATTGCCAATCGGACGCAAAAGAAAGGGGAGATTCTTGCTAGCAAGATCGGTGGAGTGGCCATTTCTCTTGATAAAGTCCCTGACTACGACATTATTATTAACACAACCCCGATTGGAATGTCTCCCAATATTCAAAACCTTCCTATTTCTGATAAAGAAATCAGAGAGAAAAAAATTGTCTTTGATGTGATTATGAGCCCAAAAAAAACAAAATTTCTTAATATTGGTCAAAACAAAGGGGGGGAAATCGTCTATGGTTATGAGATGTTTTCTCAGCAGGCACTGCGCCAACTTAAAGGTTGGCTTGATCGTCCACTAGATGAGGAATTGATTCTTTCATCAATCGAGAGCTTTTCCTTCTTCTAG
- a CDS encoding prephenate dehydrogenase/arogenate dehydrogenase family protein — MKLGIIGGKGKMGRLFAPIFERYVDEVITSLDPIENAKSCDVIVFSAPIEVTEKVIEELLPHIEERHLLMDFTSLKKGQKMTNCFIETMKEN; from the coding sequence GTGAAATTAGGCATTATAGGTGGTAAGGGGAAGATGGGAAGGCTTTTTGCACCTATTTTTGAACGTTATGTTGATGAGGTCATAACTTCCTTAGATCCAATAGAAAATGCGAAATCCTGTGATGTTATTGTTTTCAGCGCTCCTATCGAAGTCACAGAAAAGGTGATAGAGGAGCTTCTCCCTCACATTGAAGAGAGACATTTGCTCATGGATTTCACATCCCTTAAGAAAGGGCAAAAAATGACGAATTGTTTTATTGAAACTATGAAAGAGAATTAG
- a CDS encoding prephenate dehydratase: MGIITLGPEGTFSHQAAVKLYPKKKLAFASSIDEIFMRLADLQFSEGIIPMENTVSEFVEETIFNLMKYDFSLVRKIVLPVSFNLVGVEEEIEYLYAQPHALVQCRVSVREKCPQVKIIETLSNALSAIQYQANPKNSAALVSTFSQQYYDLPILAENMEDNEENFTTFFAVGKAPCSKGKGKHGTSFLLFSEETATTTKQIATQCHDMKIPFIKLKNLVLQEGHTPLYFIEVEGHLQEKEVLRFFESLSRQFLIKHLGSYPL; the protein is encoded by the coding sequence TTGGGAATCATTACACTAGGCCCTGAAGGAACATTTTCACATCAAGCGGCAGTGAAGCTATATCCAAAGAAGAAACTAGCGTTTGCGTCATCCATTGATGAGATTTTTATGAGACTTGCGGACCTCCAATTCTCGGAAGGGATTATTCCCATGGAAAATACGGTATCCGAGTTTGTTGAAGAGACGATTTTCAATCTAATGAAATACGATTTCTCTCTTGTCAGAAAAATTGTTTTGCCCGTTTCCTTTAACCTCGTTGGTGTAGAAGAAGAGATTGAGTACCTTTATGCGCAGCCCCATGCCCTTGTGCAATGTCGAGTATCAGTGAGAGAAAAGTGCCCTCAAGTGAAGATCATTGAAACACTAAGTAATGCCCTTTCAGCCATTCAGTATCAGGCCAACCCTAAAAATAGCGCTGCCCTTGTTTCTACGTTTTCTCAACAGTACTACGATCTCCCTATTCTTGCTGAAAATATGGAAGACAATGAAGAGAATTTTACGACCTTTTTTGCTGTTGGCAAAGCCCCGTGTTCAAAAGGAAAAGGGAAGCATGGAACCTCCTTTCTTCTCTTCAGTGAGGAGACGGCAACGACTACCAAACAGATTGCGACTCAGTGTCACGATATGAAGATCCCTTTCATCAAATTAAAAAATCTCGTTTTACAAGAAGGGCATACTCCTCTATATTTTATTGAAGTAGAAGGACACCTCCAAGAAAAAGAGGTTCTACGGTTTTTTGAAAGCTTAAGCCGGCAATTTTTGATCAAACACTTGGGATCCTATCCTCTATGA
- the aroB gene encoding 3-dehydroquinate synthase, with amino-acid sequence MTILFSYDLLEDEHLLKILEKHSGRFALLADEKVASLYAKPFLAFMSQHEFSCDLITFSGGEKSKNRRTKEQIENALFAKKFARDTFLIVMGGGVVTDIGGFVAATYCRGIPYLSIPTTLLGMVDASIGGKTGVNVKQGKNLIGAIYPPEAIFIDLSMLSTLPESEMLSGSAEVVKYGLIADKSIIATLRENLDQWKQRDLTLLKKVIKECATIKAKVVQHDLKESGERRILNFGHTIGHAIETLEEYSLSHGEAIAIGMIVESLITHKMGHLEEADFDNIYELFKIMGFSLTLSSRVTTSGMIEAMKHDKKGELGLPRLVILRGIGHVESYKGSYCTTIDLELLDEALGWMVAEFRK; translated from the coding sequence ATGACTATCCTCTTTTCCTACGACCTTCTAGAAGATGAGCATTTACTCAAAATTCTAGAAAAACATTCTGGGCGTTTTGCTCTTTTAGCCGACGAAAAAGTGGCATCTCTTTATGCAAAACCTTTTCTCGCCTTTATGAGTCAACATGAGTTTTCTTGTGATTTGATTACTTTTTCTGGGGGTGAAAAGAGCAAAAACAGACGAACAAAAGAACAGATTGAAAATGCTCTTTTTGCAAAAAAATTTGCTCGAGACACCTTTCTCATCGTGATGGGGGGAGGTGTTGTGACTGATATTGGAGGATTTGTTGCAGCCACCTATTGCCGAGGAATCCCTTATCTTTCGATTCCCACCACCTTGCTTGGAATGGTTGACGCAAGTATTGGAGGAAAAACGGGAGTCAATGTGAAACAAGGAAAAAACCTCATCGGAGCAATCTACCCCCCAGAAGCGATTTTTATCGATCTCTCGATGCTTAGCACTCTTCCTGAAAGCGAAATGCTTAGTGGAAGCGCTGAAGTCGTTAAATATGGCTTAATTGCAGATAAATCAATCATTGCAACTTTGAGAGAGAACCTGGACCAATGGAAACAACGTGACTTAACCCTTTTGAAGAAAGTCATCAAAGAATGCGCAACGATCAAAGCAAAAGTCGTTCAGCACGATCTAAAAGAATCTGGAGAAAGGCGGATCCTTAATTTTGGGCATACCATAGGTCATGCTATTGAAACTCTTGAAGAGTATTCCCTCTCTCATGGGGAAGCGATTGCAATAGGGATGATCGTAGAATCCTTGATTACCCATAAAATGGGGCACCTAGAAGAGGCTGATTTTGATAACATTTATGAGCTTTTTAAGATTATGGGCTTTTCCTTAACACTCTCCAGTCGTGTCACCACCTCCGGAATGATTGAAGCCATGAAGCACGATAAAAAAGGAGAGCTAGGACTTCCCCGATTGGTTATACTCCGGGGAATAGGCCACGTCGAGTCCTACAAAGGGTCCTACTGCACTACGATTGATCTAGAACTTCTTGATGAAGCCCTCGGCTGGATGGTTGCGGAGTTTAGAAAGTGA
- the aroA gene encoding 3-phosphoshikimate 1-carboxyvinyltransferase, which produces MNYNIKPSRLSGTIEIPPSKSHTHRALLFALLANGTSKIHKYLDSPDSAAMLKAIKALGATTVKSADTIEITGVGPHLKPSDDVINAGNSGIVLRFIGALSALIPAYTVITGDHSIRTRRLVKPLLEALEQLGVFAKSMRGDGYAPVIIAGPLSGGSCTLDGQDSQPISALLVAASFASKKTEIHITNPGEKPWIDLTLSWLDFLELPYENHEYTLYVIPGGASYSGFDYTVPGDFSSLAFPVAAALVTGSEVTIENVDRRDVQGDKKLLDALTQMGANITSEGRTLHVKKGTTLRGCILDINDYIDAITILAVIGCFAEGETVLTNAAIARKKECDRIHAIATELKKMGADIEEKEDGLIIRPSKLKGATVDTYHDHRMVMSLTVAALGAEGDSVVQDTQCVAKTYPNFREHMIQLGAELT; this is translated from the coding sequence GTGAATTACAATATCAAGCCAAGTAGACTTAGTGGGACCATCGAAATCCCCCCCTCGAAATCTCATACCCATCGCGCCCTCCTTTTTGCTCTATTGGCAAATGGAACGTCAAAAATCCATAAGTATCTAGACTCCCCTGATAGCGCAGCAATGCTAAAAGCCATAAAGGCTCTCGGTGCGACGACTGTAAAATCAGCAGATACTATTGAGATTACAGGCGTCGGACCTCATCTTAAGCCCTCAGACGATGTGATCAATGCAGGTAACTCAGGAATCGTCCTCCGCTTTATTGGCGCACTATCAGCCCTTATTCCAGCTTATACAGTAATTACCGGAGACCACTCAATCCGCACCCGTCGCCTTGTCAAACCTCTCCTTGAGGCTCTCGAGCAACTTGGCGTCTTCGCTAAAAGTATGAGAGGCGATGGATACGCTCCCGTAATTATTGCAGGGCCGCTCAGTGGAGGATCGTGCACCTTAGATGGGCAGGATTCTCAACCCATCTCGGCACTCCTCGTTGCGGCGTCCTTTGCCTCTAAAAAAACAGAAATTCATATCACAAACCCTGGTGAAAAACCTTGGATCGATCTTACCCTTTCGTGGCTTGATTTCCTAGAACTTCCTTATGAAAATCATGAGTATACCCTCTATGTCATCCCAGGCGGCGCATCCTACTCTGGATTTGACTATACCGTTCCCGGAGACTTTAGCTCTCTCGCCTTTCCAGTAGCCGCAGCTCTTGTAACAGGGAGCGAAGTGACCATTGAAAATGTTGATAGAAGGGATGTGCAAGGAGATAAAAAACTCCTTGATGCTCTGACACAAATGGGGGCAAATATCACTTCAGAAGGACGCACCCTCCATGTCAAAAAAGGGACCACGCTCAGAGGATGCATCCTTGATATCAACGATTACATCGATGCCATCACCATTCTAGCCGTGATTGGATGCTTTGCGGAAGGTGAAACAGTCCTTACCAACGCCGCGATTGCGCGAAAAAAAGAATGCGATCGCATTCATGCCATTGCTACCGAGCTGAAAAAGATGGGAGCTGATATAGAAGAAAAAGAGGATGGTCTTATCATTCGCCCTTCAAAACTGAAAGGGGCAACTGTTGACACCTACCACGACCACCGGATGGTTATGTCTCTTACCGTTGCGGCTCTTGGCGCTGAAGGAGACTCGGTCGTTCAGGATACTCAGTGCGTTGCAAAGACCTACCCTAACTTTAGAGAGCATATGATTCAACTTGGAGCAGAACTTACATGA
- a CDS encoding shikimate kinase yields the protein MNIVLFGIKGCGKTTFGRMLAKERGCAFIDTDHLIEETYQINRQKKLTCRQIYEEVGPVTFRALEYEVVQSLQDVRNSVIAVGGSAMLLYENIEALQKNSHLIYLYFEREKLKKRVLSEDPLPAFINPNDPEASFDKMYDEREDFYQKIGAEKVDVTEMKDSAVVKKIFKVTKDGK from the coding sequence ATGAATATTGTCCTATTTGGCATCAAAGGATGCGGAAAAACCACCTTTGGAAGAATGCTCGCAAAAGAAAGAGGGTGCGCTTTTATTGATACAGATCACCTTATTGAAGAAACCTATCAGATTAATAGGCAGAAAAAACTCACCTGCCGCCAAATTTATGAAGAAGTTGGACCCGTTACCTTTCGTGCCCTTGAATATGAAGTTGTTCAATCTCTCCAAGATGTGCGGAATTCTGTGATTGCTGTTGGCGGTAGCGCAATGCTTCTTTATGAAAACATTGAGGCTCTTCAGAAAAACAGCCATCTCATTTACCTCTATTTCGAAAGAGAAAAGCTTAAAAAACGAGTCCTTTCAGAAGATCCTCTCCCCGCCTTTATCAATCCTAATGATCCGGAAGCCTCTTTCGATAAAATGTACGATGAACGGGAAGACTTTTACCAAAAAATTGGCGCTGAAAAAGTAGACGTTACCGAAATGAAAGACAGCGCTGTCGTGAAGAAAATTTTTAAGGTAACAAAAGATGGCAAGTAA
- the aroC gene encoding chorismate synthase, with translation MASNSFGQLFRVTTWGESHGKGIGAIIDGCPAGIPITDDEINEELERRVGGKTPYTTPRLEKDKAEIFSGVFEGKTTGAPISIIIFNKDADPSKYEPIKDLMRPGHANFTYLEKYGIFDYRGGGRSSARETACRVAAGTIAKKLLALSDIHITAYIHSIGGISINSVNFGAIPSSPIFCPDLEAGSQMMETILKAKEEHDSLGGVIECTTTGLPIGLGDPVYEKLEANLAKGMLSIPATKGFEIGEGFNAANLKGSEHNDGFTTDASGSIVPTTNHAGGTLGGISTGLPLTFRVAFKPTSSIEKSQKTVDTSGKAQTFQLPAGSRHDPCVTIRAVPIVEAMAACVYADSLLLSLSSKC, from the coding sequence ATGGCAAGTAATAGCTTTGGGCAGCTCTTCCGTGTCACCACCTGGGGAGAATCCCATGGGAAAGGAATCGGCGCCATTATCGACGGATGTCCCGCAGGAATTCCCATCACGGACGATGAAATCAATGAAGAGCTTGAAAGGCGTGTAGGTGGCAAAACGCCCTATACCACTCCCCGCTTAGAAAAAGATAAGGCTGAAATCTTTTCTGGAGTGTTCGAAGGAAAAACAACAGGCGCTCCGATCTCCATTATCATCTTTAATAAAGACGCCGATCCCTCTAAATATGAACCGATCAAAGACCTGATGCGTCCAGGCCATGCCAACTTCACCTACCTAGAAAAATATGGGATCTTTGACTATCGCGGAGGAGGCCGCTCCTCTGCTCGAGAAACAGCATGCCGCGTTGCCGCAGGAACAATTGCCAAAAAACTTCTCGCTCTTTCGGATATCCATATCACCGCTTACATCCACTCCATCGGTGGTATCTCCATAAACTCCGTCAACTTTGGAGCGATTCCCTCGAGCCCCATCTTCTGCCCTGACCTAGAAGCCGGCAGTCAAATGATGGAAACAATCCTAAAAGCAAAAGAAGAACATGACTCCCTCGGCGGCGTTATCGAATGCACAACCACTGGACTTCCCATAGGTCTAGGCGATCCTGTCTATGAAAAGCTCGAAGCTAACCTAGCAAAAGGAATGCTTAGCATTCCCGCTACTAAAGGGTTTGAAATTGGAGAAGGATTTAACGCCGCGAATCTTAAAGGATCCGAGCATAACGATGGTTTTACAACCGATGCCTCAGGAAGCATTGTCCCTACCACCAATCACGCTGGGGGCACACTTGGCGGGATCTCAACGGGACTCCCCCTTACATTCCGCGTCGCCTTCAAACCCACCTCCAGTATTGAAAAGTCTCAGAAGACTGTTGACACCTCTGGCAAAGCCCAAACGTTCCAACTCCCCGCTGGATCTCGTCACGACCCTTGCGTGACAATCCGCGCTGTTCCCATCGTTGAAGCAATGGCTGCCTGCGTCTACGCCGACAGCCTCCTCCTTTCCCTATCATCCAAATGCTAA